A stretch of Paenibacillus sp. URB8-2 DNA encodes these proteins:
- a CDS encoding aldehyde dehydrogenase family protein: protein MRTINQVYINGEFVKPYGTEVQELINPSTREIIGRVTLGNEEDAKRAISAAKKAFKTFSRTSVEERSQMLQRLHDAVMRKLEVMMEANINEYGAPKPAAIGRVKLAATNFLDTKEALEAFDFVKYIGKAKVVAEPIGVIGIITPWNATYSQITAKLASAIAAGCPVVIKPSELSAIQAQLITECFHEADIPAGVINVVHGLGQTVGSELTRNPDIAMITFTGSTRTGKEIRRGAVDSMKRVTLELGGKSPNIILDDADFSVAIPTAVRQCYNNNGQACVAGTRLLVPKHRLDEVKQIAKETVERIKVGNPWEEGTELGPIVTEKQYNQVQRYIQSGIEEGAELVIGGVGHPEGLEQGYFVRPTVFAQVTEDMTIAKEEIFGPVLSILSYETEDEAIEMANNTDYGLGAYVSSSDIEKANEVAAQIAAGVVLINGAGFEMKAPFGGFKQSGIGREYGLHGLEECLETKTITGYDSAK from the coding sequence ATGAGAACAATTAATCAAGTTTATATTAACGGGGAATTTGTAAAGCCATACGGCACAGAGGTACAAGAACTTATTAATCCTTCAACTAGGGAAATCATCGGACGTGTCACTTTAGGGAACGAAGAGGATGCCAAACGAGCAATCTCGGCAGCAAAGAAAGCCTTCAAGACTTTCTCACGAACTTCAGTGGAAGAGCGCAGTCAAATGCTGCAAAGACTACATGACGCAGTTATGAGAAAATTAGAAGTAATGATGGAGGCTAACATCAATGAATACGGTGCTCCGAAGCCCGCTGCCATTGGCCGAGTTAAACTGGCAGCTACGAATTTTTTGGACACGAAAGAAGCGCTTGAGGCATTCGATTTCGTGAAGTATATCGGGAAAGCGAAAGTAGTAGCAGAGCCAATTGGAGTCATTGGAATTATTACTCCCTGGAATGCAACCTATTCTCAGATTACTGCAAAGCTTGCTTCTGCCATAGCTGCCGGCTGTCCAGTGGTGATCAAGCCAAGTGAACTAAGCGCGATTCAGGCACAGCTGATCACTGAATGTTTCCATGAGGCTGATATTCCAGCTGGTGTGATCAATGTAGTTCATGGACTTGGCCAAACGGTTGGATCCGAATTGACCCGCAATCCGGATATTGCAATGATCACCTTCACTGGTTCCACTCGAACAGGGAAAGAAATTAGGAGAGGTGCTGTAGATTCCATGAAGCGGGTCACGCTGGAACTGGGCGGCAAATCGCCGAACATCATCTTAGATGACGCCGATTTTTCCGTGGCAATCCCGACCGCTGTAAGACAGTGTTATAACAATAATGGGCAAGCTTGCGTTGCAGGGACCCGCCTCTTGGTCCCCAAGCATCGGTTGGACGAAGTGAAACAGATAGCTAAAGAAACTGTGGAACGCATCAAAGTCGGCAATCCCTGGGAAGAAGGCACAGAACTTGGTCCAATCGTAACAGAGAAGCAATACAATCAGGTTCAGCGATATATTCAGTCTGGTATTGAAGAGGGTGCTGAACTGGTCATCGGAGGTGTGGGGCATCCAGAGGGTTTGGAACAAGGATATTTTGTTAGACCAACGGTTTTCGCTCAGGTGACAGAAGATATGACGATCGCCAAGGAAGAAATCTTCGGTCCCGTCTTATCGATTTTATCTTACGAGACGGAAGATGAAGCCATTGAGATGGCTAACAATACAGATTATGGTCTCGGTGCCTACGTGAGTTCCTCGGACATTGAGAAAGCCAATGAAGTGGCAGCCCAAATTGCTGCTGGTGTTGTGCTCATTAACGGGGCAGGTTTTGAAATGAAGGCTCCGTTCGGGGGATTCAAGCAATCGGGTATCGGCAGAGAATACGGATTACATGGGCTGGAGGAATGTTTGGAGACGAAAACCATAACAGGCTATGACTCGGCCAAATAA
- a CDS encoding TetR/AcrR family transcriptional regulator, with translation MENQQDKAKNKLLKKLIPSLMKDGFQQMRMDDIAKFMDVSRATMYKNFSSKEEIIEGVVRIFVDYIERLEDRTNEDDDRSFGGWFQQLFEQSVTLVGKISDVFLKDLQMVFPEMYDVLKSALNKKEQQTLKFYQDGKNKGIFNPINEKFILLQDDILLREIMNVKYLLYNQMTIQQVLNDYYHFKKIQLFKPEKMSLVDDLRIHPVIEHIVEKFNRAL, from the coding sequence ATGGAGAATCAGCAAGATAAAGCAAAAAACAAGCTGCTGAAAAAACTGATTCCGTCCCTCATGAAGGACGGGTTTCAACAAATGAGGATGGACGATATTGCTAAGTTTATGGATGTTAGCAGAGCAACGATGTACAAGAATTTTTCTTCAAAAGAAGAAATCATCGAGGGTGTCGTTCGCATTTTTGTTGACTATATAGAACGGCTAGAGGATCGTACCAATGAGGATGACGATCGATCGTTCGGGGGTTGGTTTCAGCAATTGTTTGAACAATCGGTAACGTTAGTTGGCAAAATATCTGATGTGTTTCTGAAGGATTTACAAATGGTATTTCCGGAAATGTACGATGTTTTGAAGTCTGCGTTGAATAAGAAGGAACAGCAGACCCTTAAGTTTTATCAAGATGGGAAGAACAAGGGGATTTTTAATCCGATTAACGAGAAGTTCATTTTACTTCAAGACGATATTTTGCTCCGGGAAATCATGAATGTGAAGTATTTGCTTTATAACCAAATGACCATTCAACAAGTCCTCAATGATTATTATCATTTTAAAAAAATTCAATTGTTCAAACCGGAAAAGATGTCCTTAGTGGACGACTTACGGATTCACCCCGTCATTGAACATATTGTCGAGAAATTCAATCGTGCTTTATAA
- a CDS encoding oxidoreductase: MSKVWLITGSSRGFGRSLAEAVLAQGDQLVATARKPEQLEDLVDRYGEQIHTMELDVTNMLQAEAAVQAAATTFGRLDVLVNNAGYANISAIEETTMEDFRSQIETNFWGVVQVTKAALPVLREQRSGHIFQFSSIGGRSGAPGLGPYQAAKWAVEGFSEVLAKEVDPLGIKVTLIEPGGFRTDWAGSSMEHVTPSEEYKNTVGLLLKYVRESSGNQPGDPSKAAQAILTIADEEYPPLRLLRVSTDFYINDLDDEISRFMNLD; encoded by the coding sequence ATGTCTAAAGTATGGCTTATAACCGGTAGTTCACGCGGCTTCGGCCGCAGTCTAGCTGAAGCTGTTCTAGCTCAAGGTGATCAATTGGTCGCTACTGCACGCAAACCTGAGCAGCTCGAAGACCTTGTAGATCGTTACGGAGAGCAAATCCATACGATGGAATTAGATGTAACCAACATGCTGCAGGCAGAAGCAGCTGTTCAAGCGGCTGCAACTACATTTGGCAGACTGGATGTATTGGTTAACAATGCAGGGTATGCAAATATCTCAGCTATCGAAGAGACTACTATGGAAGATTTTCGTTCTCAAATCGAGACGAACTTTTGGGGAGTCGTGCAAGTTACGAAAGCAGCATTGCCTGTTTTACGCGAACAAAGATCGGGCCACATTTTTCAGTTTTCTTCGATTGGCGGACGATCAGGCGCCCCTGGTTTGGGCCCGTACCAAGCTGCAAAATGGGCCGTGGAAGGGTTCTCCGAGGTATTGGCCAAGGAAGTTGATCCGTTAGGGATAAAGGTAACGTTAATCGAACCGGGTGGATTCCGTACGGATTGGGCAGGGTCATCCATGGAGCATGTTACGCCAAGTGAAGAATATAAAAACACTGTGGGTTTATTATTGAAATATGTTCGGGAATCCAGTGGCAATCAGCCTGGAGACCCGTCGAAAGCAGCCCAAGCCATTCTAACGATTGCTGATGAAGAGTACCCTCCATTGCGTCTTTTACGTGTATCTACCGATTTTTATATTAATGACTTGGATGACGAAATTTCGAGGTTTATGAATCTTGATTAA